A genomic region of Coriobacteriaceae bacterium contains the following coding sequences:
- a CDS encoding DUF5979 domain-containing protein, translating to MSVVLALSSVGGGALSAFATTISNDSASQQGAEPNAVPGHLAAVVSVGAQIYQQREAEEAARAAAEEQARQEAAARAAEQRAAQERAARAAAQRAYEAEQAAAQAAAQPVTETIEPAAEGADASQAPVQIAPAEMGEGAGNQDGQASGNQDATGPSTEPQASPDELEGHVVSGLNPENTTVNLFNYSATGYDETTGAEKPDANPANGDINGNTGSASPAINYQTWLNNPDSINYGHMLTFGDGMRHLGYWNQGIVQSYGDIATERPGMQGIASPWLDDAGFPSINAGTYYMDADGNVYLTQGEAPEGSTLIDTTLGPNVDNPAVVGGYGSNPALYSEAVRHVGAVTAGYDEMVYFNAGPDWSTSGNGTVGNPRFDPVKAENIAKAVLARVQNPGLPSTNNGEGGTYNMTADQLSLRYLFDPSVTHNGKQSYTDVTGLFQIDNEGYFYYNMRKNFAEFVADKQGSSDGHFVLYDAPGGLRTDAENSVGSFFPFNKATEVFNVEDGKLVNQLRADNNYGTGNTGPLADHHLGMTVETQFRQPIDGKVAGKDMNFEFLGDDDVWVFVDDVLVLDLGGIHSEIYGTINFATGEVNLGTAFNSNGEIYQTDANGNIIYDADGNPTYITEPVIKTTIKHMFEKAGLADSTQWNGNTFASSTSHTLKMFYLERGNYDSSLMMRFNLQPALYQQIKKVDQNGKPLQNAEFELYQVDTPAGVTLGNVADVQLDDVQPVGAPLAKLVTDANGEARFMSTALSIDGQLQPFNFSDRYNADTNAGLLYILRETKAPDGYKPLSSDLLLRFDPTNTMLAVNNRYQAGSYASFNSYVNGITGSVYYGQIGEDGGLVTRIPGTDPVPASVQENGLVVAVPMLKKAKDASGLTWLPLIGDNLTGFTTLGNTNNLDLTDPALFRLVMRGLTLGAALQQAALYADGTGEGWHLSWDDEYQRLTGTLHDLPGRADRYMHVNPNGDMRMFYGIIAQEALARALGVSEDDVAAMTGDERYNRLGAVALDAIKRGGFTGTEFKNLVNNAIGVGTSGSTHDQRGYTPLDAREFVRNFRSVLYIPNEQRQLRVMKIDQNGTPINGVQFALYNSEAKAAAGGSDYAASGYTATVNGKDGMLIFEPHQSHDTGSGGMLPGYADMAWPFSDFSQEHAATYFLREISAPAGYELNPTIIPVKVGVYSIYADAGTADDDVSVMAGVGKLTQTMIQYASNGEVNITLRDITAFAQTQPSGSFALRGWVDDTLQGTDGEPVVRQMNLHYGKNAVVDYGLSDADGGANYEPFFVTDEGFLRTRVQQNLHAHDDPTDPDYSDANADNLGDLDITGLFSLINTVVVTDRSKIVVDDGELMIRKAIAGEGLAEADYLKPYHFKVEFLDEQGNALAASYPFYGTDRSGSLRSGDVLLLHHDEAVVIQGLPIGSRYVVTELDANEGGFFCTITDENGVTIEASVAQGVVKSAQQQMLASFLNTRTDPQLGNLLIRKTVTGEGLPAEALQRSFNFKVELFNAAGNVLTGRYAVSNIDGIEYIESGDVLPLRHGQTALILYLPAGSYYIVTELDANQDGFTVAPSATQGGPTSVIRDGQTSEVSFVNTFATPDEPDNPDNPDNPDNPDVPDNPDNPDNPDVPDNPDEPDTPTVPDKPAVPENPRVPVELTPVSHEIPSSPAPKTADDGMAGLLLASAFAALALAGAFALRRTRRES from the coding sequence ATGTCCGTCGTTCTGGCATTGTCGAGCGTCGGCGGCGGCGCCCTCTCGGCCTTCGCCACGACCATCTCCAACGATTCCGCTAGCCAACAAGGTGCCGAGCCCAATGCCGTCCCCGGCCATCTTGCCGCTGTCGTCTCGGTGGGAGCGCAGATCTACCAGCAACGCGAAGCCGAGGAAGCCGCCCGTGCCGCAGCCGAGGAGCAAGCACGTCAAGAGGCGGCCGCTCGCGCTGCCGAGCAACGCGCTGCTCAGGAGCGTGCCGCTCGTGCCGCCGCCCAGAGGGCCTACGAGGCGGAGCAGGCAGCTGCTCAGGCTGCCGCGCAACCCGTCACCGAGACGATTGAACCCGCAGCTGAGGGCGCGGATGCATCACAGGCTCCCGTTCAGATTGCACCGGCTGAGATGGGCGAAGGTGCCGGCAATCAGGACGGACAGGCGTCGGGTAATCAGGATGCTACCGGTCCCTCGACCGAGCCTCAGGCCAGCCCCGACGAGCTCGAGGGCCATGTGGTCTCTGGTCTCAACCCCGAGAACACCACCGTTAACCTCTTCAACTACAGCGCGACGGGCTATGACGAGACGACGGGCGCGGAAAAGCCCGATGCCAATCCGGCCAATGGCGATATCAACGGGAATACGGGATCTGCTTCCCCCGCGATTAACTACCAGACTTGGCTCAACAATCCGGATAGCATCAACTACGGCCACATGCTCACCTTTGGCGATGGCATGCGCCATCTGGGCTATTGGAATCAGGGCATCGTCCAATCCTACGGGGATATCGCCACGGAACGTCCCGGCATGCAGGGCATTGCGTCGCCCTGGCTCGACGATGCAGGCTTCCCTTCCATCAATGCCGGTACCTATTACATGGATGCGGATGGCAACGTCTATCTGACGCAAGGGGAGGCTCCGGAGGGCTCGACCCTCATCGATACCACCTTGGGCCCAAACGTCGATAATCCTGCCGTGGTCGGTGGTTATGGCAGCAACCCGGCGCTCTATTCCGAAGCCGTGCGTCACGTGGGTGCCGTCACTGCCGGATATGACGAGATGGTTTACTTCAACGCAGGACCGGATTGGTCGACAAGCGGCAACGGAACAGTTGGCAACCCCAGGTTTGATCCCGTCAAAGCCGAGAACATCGCCAAGGCGGTGCTTGCCCGCGTGCAGAATCCCGGCTTGCCGAGTACGAATAACGGCGAGGGCGGCACCTACAACATGACGGCCGACCAGCTCTCGTTGCGCTACCTCTTCGATCCCAGCGTCACCCATAACGGCAAACAGTCCTATACGGACGTGACCGGCCTGTTCCAAATCGATAACGAGGGTTACTTCTACTACAACATGCGCAAGAACTTCGCGGAGTTCGTGGCCGACAAGCAAGGCAGCAGTGATGGTCACTTCGTGCTCTATGATGCTCCGGGTGGCCTGCGTACCGATGCCGAGAACAGCGTCGGGAGCTTCTTTCCCTTCAACAAGGCCACCGAGGTCTTCAACGTCGAAGATGGCAAGCTCGTCAACCAGCTACGCGCTGATAATAACTACGGCACGGGCAATACGGGACCCCTGGCCGACCACCACCTTGGCATGACCGTCGAGACGCAGTTCCGCCAGCCCATCGATGGTAAGGTTGCCGGCAAGGACATGAACTTCGAGTTTCTGGGAGACGACGACGTCTGGGTCTTCGTCGATGACGTGCTTGTCCTCGACCTGGGTGGCATCCACTCCGAGATCTACGGCACCATCAACTTCGCCACCGGCGAGGTCAATCTCGGCACCGCCTTCAACAGCAATGGCGAGATCTACCAGACCGACGCCAACGGCAACATCATCTACGATGCCGATGGCAATCCCACATACATTACCGAGCCCGTCATCAAGACGACCATCAAGCACATGTTCGAGAAGGCCGGTCTCGCCGATTCGACGCAGTGGAACGGCAACACCTTCGCGTCGAGCACCTCGCATACGCTCAAGATGTTCTACCTCGAGCGCGGCAACTACGATTCCTCGCTCATGATGCGCTTCAACTTGCAGCCCGCCCTGTACCAGCAGATCAAGAAGGTCGACCAAAACGGCAAGCCCCTCCAAAACGCCGAGTTCGAGCTCTACCAGGTCGACACGCCCGCCGGCGTCACGCTGGGCAACGTCGCCGACGTGCAACTGGACGACGTGCAGCCCGTGGGCGCGCCCCTTGCCAAGCTCGTGACCGACGCAAACGGCGAGGCGCGCTTCATGAGCACCGCGCTTTCCATCGATGGCCAGCTGCAGCCCTTCAACTTCTCCGATCGCTACAACGCCGACACGAATGCCGGTCTGCTCTACATCCTGCGCGAGACCAAGGCACCCGATGGCTACAAGCCCTTGTCGAGCGACCTGTTGCTGCGCTTCGATCCCACCAATACCATGCTGGCGGTCAACAATCGCTATCAGGCAGGCTCATACGCAAGCTTCAACAGCTACGTCAACGGCATCACGGGCTCCGTCTACTACGGCCAGATCGGCGAGGACGGCGGTCTGGTGACGCGCATACCGGGTACGGACCCGGTACCCGCGAGTGTTCAGGAAAACGGTCTCGTGGTGGCGGTTCCCATGCTGAAGAAGGCGAAAGACGCCTCTGGGCTCACATGGCTTCCGCTCATCGGGGACAATCTGACGGGTTTCACCACGCTGGGCAACACCAATAACCTGGACCTTACCGATCCCGCCCTGTTCCGCCTCGTGATGCGCGGCCTGACCTTGGGTGCGGCGTTGCAACAGGCGGCGCTCTACGCAGATGGCACGGGAGAGGGATGGCACCTGAGTTGGGATGACGAATACCAGCGTCTGACGGGAACCTTGCACGACCTGCCTGGTCGAGCCGACCGCTACATGCATGTCAACCCCAACGGCGACATGCGCATGTTCTATGGAATCATCGCCCAGGAGGCCCTGGCCAGGGCACTTGGCGTGTCCGAGGACGACGTCGCGGCCATGACGGGTGACGAGAGATACAACCGCCTGGGTGCCGTTGCCCTTGACGCCATCAAGCGCGGTGGTTTCACCGGCACGGAATTCAAGAACCTGGTCAATAACGCTATCGGCGTGGGGACGTCCGGCTCCACCCACGACCAGCGCGGCTACACGCCCCTTGACGCCCGCGAGTTCGTACGCAACTTCCGTTCGGTGCTCTACATCCCCAACGAGCAGCGTCAGTTGCGCGTCATGAAGATCGACCAGAACGGCACGCCAATCAACGGGGTGCAGTTCGCGCTGTATAACAGCGAGGCCAAGGCAGCGGCCGGTGGGAGTGACTATGCAGCTAGTGGCTATACCGCCACGGTCAACGGCAAGGACGGTATGCTGATCTTCGAACCCCATCAAAGCCATGACACGGGCTCGGGTGGGATGCTTCCCGGCTATGCGGACATGGCCTGGCCCTTCAGCGACTTCTCCCAGGAGCATGCGGCGACATACTTCTTGAGGGAGATTTCGGCGCCTGCCGGCTACGAACTCAATCCCACGATCATTCCGGTCAAGGTCGGCGTCTACTCCATCTATGCCGATGCGGGCACTGCCGATGATGACGTGAGCGTCATGGCGGGTGTCGGCAAATTGACCCAGACCATGATTCAATACGCCTCCAACGGCGAGGTGAACATCACCTTGCGCGATATCACCGCGTTTGCCCAAACGCAGCCGTCGGGCAGCTTTGCGTTGAGAGGTTGGGTCGACGACACCCTTCAGGGGACGGATGGCGAGCCCGTCGTGCGCCAGATGAACCTCCACTACGGCAAGAACGCGGTCGTCGACTACGGTCTTTCCGATGCTGACGGCGGTGCGAACTACGAGCCCTTCTTCGTCACCGACGAGGGCTTTTTGCGTACGCGCGTCCAGCAAAACCTCCATGCACACGATGACCCGACCGACCCCGATTATTCTGATGCCAATGCCGACAATCTGGGCGATCTGGACATCACGGGCCTCTTCAGCCTCATCAACACGGTCGTCGTGACCGATAGAAGCAAGATCGTGGTCGACGATGGCGAGCTCATGATTCGCAAGGCCATCGCTGGAGAGGGACTTGCGGAGGCGGATTATCTCAAACCCTATCACTTCAAGGTCGAGTTCCTCGACGAGCAGGGGAATGCCCTGGCGGCATCCTATCCCTTCTACGGCACCGACCGCTCCGGCTCGCTGCGCAGCGGTGATGTGCTGCTGCTTCATCATGACGAGGCGGTGGTCATCCAGGGCCTGCCCATCGGCAGCCGCTACGTGGTGACCGAGCTCGATGCCAACGAGGGCGGCTTCTTCTGCACGATCACCGACGAGAATGGCGTGACGATCGAGGCCAGCGTAGCGCAGGGTGTCGTCAAGAGCGCGCAGCAGCAGATGCTTGCCTCGTTCCTCAACACGCGCACCGACCCCCAGCTCGGAAACCTGCTCATCCGCAAGACGGTCACGGGTGAGGGCCTTCCCGCAGAGGCATTGCAACGCAGCTTCAATTTCAAGGTCGAGCTTTTCAATGCGGCGGGGAATGTCCTTACCGGACGCTATGCGGTGAGCAATATCGATGGTATCGAATACATCGAGAGTGGCGACGTGTTGCCGCTGCGTCATGGCCAGACGGCGCTCATCTTGTACCTGCCTGCGGGCAGCTACTATATCGTCACCGAGCTTGATGCCAACCAGGACGGCTTCACGGTTGCCCCGAGCGCCACGCAGGGTGGTCCCACGAGCGTTATCCGCGATGGCCAGACCTCTGAGGTCTCCTTCGTGAACACCTTCGCAACGCCCGATGAACCCGATAACCCGGATAATCCGGACAACCCCGATAATCCAGATGTCCCCGATAACCCGGACAATCCCGATAACCCGGACGTTCCCGACAACCCCGACGAGCCCGACACGCCGACTGTTCCCGATAAGCCGGCGGTGCCCGAGAATCCGCGCGTGCCCGTCGAGCTGACGCCGGTTTCCCATGAGATACCGTCAAGCCCGGCTCCGAAGACAGCCGATGATGGCATGGCTGGGTTGTTGCTGGCAAGCGCGTTTGCGGCACTTGCCCTCGCAGGCGCCTTCGCCTTGCGACGCACGCGTCGGGAAAGCTAG
- a CDS encoding response regulator transcription factor, with the protein MNTQAKILIVDDDEAITGLLREVLQAEGFATHECLSGQEALAALSDGGFDLVLLDIMMPGMNGFETCQRIREDSDVPVVFLTARNEESDTVLGFSLGADDYIVKPFKPRELVARVRARIRRRQTTQNPASAGDLGIFDHDGLLIDVRRHVVTLHDEELKLTPKEFGVLSLLARHAGSPVAIKDIFEDIWDEPYNSFDSNTVMVHIRRIRKKLSQIDSSREFIKTVFGVGYKLEVERGESRDG; encoded by the coding sequence ATGAACACACAAGCCAAGATACTGATCGTGGATGATGACGAGGCAATCACCGGCTTACTCCGGGAGGTGCTGCAGGCCGAGGGTTTTGCCACGCATGAATGCCTTTCGGGGCAGGAGGCCCTTGCCGCGCTGTCCGACGGCGGTTTCGACCTTGTCCTCCTCGATATCATGATGCCGGGCATGAATGGCTTTGAGACCTGCCAGCGTATCCGCGAGGATTCGGATGTGCCCGTGGTCTTTCTCACGGCGCGCAACGAGGAGTCCGATACGGTGCTCGGTTTCTCGCTCGGCGCTGACGACTACATCGTCAAGCCCTTCAAGCCTCGTGAGCTCGTGGCACGGGTTCGCGCGCGCATACGCCGCAGGCAGACAACGCAGAATCCGGCCAGCGCCGGAGACCTCGGTATCTTTGATCATGATGGCCTGCTCATCGACGTCAGGCGCCATGTCGTGACCTTACATGACGAGGAGCTCAAGCTCACTCCCAAGGAGTTCGGGGTGCTATCGCTGCTTGCGCGCCATGCGGGCAGCCCCGTTGCCATCAAGGACATATTCGAGGACATCTGGGACGAACCTTACAATTCGTTCGACAGCAATACCGTGATGGTCCATATCCGGCGCATACGCAAGAAGCTGTCCCAGATCGATTCGTCACGGGAGTTTATCAAGACCGTGTTTGGCGTGGGTTATAAGCTCGAGGTCGAGCGTGGGGAGTCGCGTGATGGCTAG
- a CDS encoding YhgE/Pip domain-containing protein: protein MKNVFRVLKRDILRLLKVPPAMVVIIALLVLPSLYTWYNVLGFWDPYESTGHLHVCVVNEDEGADSELTGHIDVGQMIVDELHGNDQLDWQFVGYDEAMDQVKSGESYAAFIIPADFSEKLLTLTTGHFEKPDIDYYVNEKIGPIAPKITDAGANTLDATVNATFVETVSLKATEALNAAIEKSDERVDGAKSLASARVQEAKDKLEGAASSIASLAEQAQQAKGRAQEAKSSLSIARDAIDNASDAMDSVSDVASTLQGDYMSFAANSVPLVTGAMKDAADAYAEAARVIGELPVQTPEAQELLARLRASADDANAKADLYSQILADDIAPVLGEKLGALAGATSKAAGSIAGQKFIIAQAENVIDDMVAMLDSAAGSLDQTRALLDGLVGEIDRVHTDALMLAGSDALSSFIGEDGFDAEKVAEFISAPTRLDTVQLYPVDTYGAAMAPLFMNLTFWIGAFMLMVVLRQEVDSSGIRKLTLTQRYLGRFLLYAMLVILQAVVCCAGLPVIGMHVVNLPALFFASIVAALSYLSIIYALSVTLQHLGKGICIVLVFVQIPAATGLYPIEMTSPFFQAIYPLFPFTYGINAMREAICGFYGLHYLRDICILLGFLAVSMAFGILVRPWLSNVNRLVAREIKQSGIFNGESVEVPMRRFRFSQVLRALADRDEYRKALIRRYTRFQRIYPRLIRGAVIVGIAVPIIVLVLFSLGMTGKVVLLTLFLGWTAFVFVFLIVVESLRSSFERQMRLDKMSDEQLRELYLSRNHLEHADIVHDATDSQVSDSDESEDEDEDEDEDEDEDESPSQPQGGRYSASGGDRDA from the coding sequence ATGAAGAACGTATTCCGCGTACTCAAACGCGACATCTTGCGCCTGTTGAAGGTTCCTCCCGCGATGGTGGTTATCATCGCGCTGCTCGTCCTGCCGTCTCTTTATACCTGGTATAACGTGCTTGGATTCTGGGATCCCTACGAGAGCACGGGGCATTTGCACGTTTGCGTCGTGAACGAGGACGAGGGTGCCGACAGCGAGCTTACCGGCCATATCGACGTCGGTCAGATGATCGTCGACGAGCTGCATGGCAATGACCAACTCGACTGGCAGTTTGTCGGTTACGACGAGGCCATGGACCAGGTCAAGTCGGGGGAAAGCTACGCGGCCTTTATCATCCCCGCGGATTTCTCCGAAAAGCTTCTTACGCTCACGACCGGGCATTTCGAAAAGCCCGACATCGACTATTACGTGAACGAGAAGATTGGCCCAATCGCGCCCAAGATCACCGATGCCGGTGCCAACACGCTTGACGCGACGGTAAACGCAACCTTCGTCGAAACCGTGAGCCTCAAGGCAACCGAGGCACTCAATGCGGCGATAGAGAAGTCGGATGAGCGCGTCGATGGTGCCAAGTCGCTCGCCTCTGCCCGCGTGCAGGAGGCCAAGGACAAGCTCGAAGGTGCGGCATCCTCCATCGCGTCACTTGCCGAGCAGGCGCAGCAGGCCAAGGGACGGGCACAGGAGGCCAAATCCTCGCTTTCCATCGCACGCGACGCCATCGACAACGCCTCCGATGCCATGGATTCCGTATCGGACGTGGCTTCGACCCTGCAGGGCGATTACATGAGTTTTGCGGCCAATAGCGTTCCGCTCGTGACGGGCGCGATGAAGGACGCGGCCGATGCCTATGCCGAGGCAGCCCGCGTGATAGGCGAGCTGCCGGTACAGACTCCGGAGGCTCAAGAGCTGCTTGCTCGCCTGCGTGCATCGGCCGATGACGCGAATGCCAAGGCCGACCTCTATTCCCAGATACTGGCCGATGACATCGCCCCCGTGCTCGGCGAGAAGCTCGGCGCGCTTGCAGGCGCCACCTCGAAGGCGGCAGGATCCATTGCGGGTCAGAAGTTCATCATCGCACAGGCCGAAAATGTCATCGACGATATGGTTGCGATGCTCGATTCGGCAGCAGGTTCGCTCGATCAGACCCGCGCGCTCCTCGACGGGCTCGTTGGCGAAATCGACCGCGTGCATACCGACGCCCTGATGCTTGCGGGCTCGGACGCGCTCTCGAGTTTCATCGGCGAGGATGGTTTCGACGCGGAGAAGGTCGCCGAGTTCATCAGCGCGCCGACGCGTCTGGATACCGTGCAGCTCTATCCAGTCGACACCTACGGCGCGGCCATGGCACCGCTGTTCATGAACCTCACCTTCTGGATTGGTGCCTTCATGCTGATGGTGGTGCTGCGCCAGGAGGTCGATTCGAGTGGCATACGCAAGCTCACGCTTACGCAGCGTTATCTCGGGCGCTTCCTGCTCTACGCCATGCTCGTGATCTTGCAGGCCGTCGTCTGCTGTGCGGGCCTGCCCGTCATCGGCATGCACGTGGTCAACCTGCCGGCGCTGTTCTTCGCGTCAATCGTCGCAGCGCTGTCCTATCTCAGCATCATCTACGCGCTTTCGGTGACCCTGCAACATCTGGGCAAGGGCATCTGCATCGTCCTCGTCTTCGTGCAGATACCGGCCGCGACTGGTCTGTATCCCATCGAGATGACATCGCCGTTTTTCCAGGCGATCTACCCGCTGTTTCCGTTCACCTATGGCATCAACGCGATGCGTGAGGCCATTTGCGGCTTCTACGGGCTGCATTACTTGCGTGACATCTGCATTCTGTTGGGTTTCCTCGCCGTGTCCATGGCCTTCGGCATACTCGTGCGCCCTTGGCTCTCCAACGTCAACCGCCTGGTCGCACGTGAGATAAAGCAAAGTGGCATCTTCAACGGCGAGAGCGTCGAGGTGCCCATGCGACGCTTCCGCTTCTCGCAGGTGCTACGCGCGCTTGCCGATCGCGACGAGTATCGCAAGGCGCTCATTCGGCGTTACACTCGCTTCCAGCGGATATATCCGCGGCTCATACGCGGTGCTGTCATCGTCGGCATCGCCGTGCCCATCATTGTCCTCGTGCTGTTCTCGCTTGGCATGACGGGCAAGGTCGTGCTCCTCACGCTGTTCCTCGGATGGACCGCGTTCGTCTTCGTGTTCCTCATCGTGGTGGAGAGCCTGCGCTCGAGCTTCGAGCGTCAGATGCGTCTCGACAAGATGAGCGACGAGCAGCTACGCGAACTCTATCTGTCACGCAACCATCTCGAGCACGCCGATATCGTCCACGACGCGACCGATTCGCAGGTGTCGGACTCCGACGAGAGCGAAGACGAAGACGAAGACGAAGACGAAGACGAAGACGAAGACGAGTCTCCGTCGCAGCCGCAGGGCGGCAGGTACTCGGCATCGGGCGGTGATCGCGATGCATAA
- a CDS encoding YhgE/Pip domain-containing protein gives MHNIWTLFKSDLRHLFANVVSIIITIGLVVMPSIFAWYNLIACWDVFDNTGHLTVAVANEDEGYESDLVPIRVNVGDMLVSELRANDQIGWRIVSEEEAVDGAKSGKYYAAVVIPKDFSRDMLRFYMDDSERAQITYYSNEKKNAISPKITMTGADTVSEKVNTVFAQSISEVMLSVAESVSRYADDMDVHGQVAALAEHVDSMSGDINRVADVVGMYAGTLQSAQRLLDSGAELIRQAEDEVRTMMGTASDGAAELSSVADKVEDAKGKMDAALSDAQTSFDALRQQFASSELTQFVDLAVQQRIDQMIADAQAKIQAVRDDYDATLKPDLDRLVSDVRGLGADTSQALDGMAAAESGIAAATDSAQGILGDAVSQIASVEGDLRSSADSLHELATSISEALVMGDPAALQAILGANAESMAQALSAPVGIDRIAVFPSENFGSAMAPFYTTLAIFIGSLLILVVVKPSVSNRAQANLRNPKPREMLIGRFLSLACISLAQTTLIGIGNIFFLQVQVVHPWLLMLDLWFSGLVFTFLIYVLVLAFANLGKALTICLLIMQITGCGGSYPLQILPDFVQNVSPFLPATHTVDAMRAAMFGIYNGDFWIQLGELALFLIPAALIGFALRKPFEKFMKWYVRTVESTKIIG, from the coding sequence ATGCATAACATATGGACCCTGTTTAAGAGCGACTTGCGACACCTCTTCGCCAATGTCGTGAGCATTATCATCACGATCGGTCTGGTCGTCATGCCGTCCATATTCGCGTGGTACAACCTGATCGCGTGCTGGGACGTCTTCGATAACACGGGCCATCTCACCGTCGCGGTTGCCAACGAGGACGAGGGCTACGAAAGCGACCTCGTGCCGATACGCGTCAACGTGGGTGACATGCTCGTCTCGGAGCTGCGTGCCAACGACCAGATCGGCTGGCGTATCGTGAGCGAGGAGGAGGCGGTCGATGGCGCGAAAAGCGGCAAGTACTACGCCGCGGTCGTGATACCCAAGGATTTCAGTCGCGACATGCTGCGCTTCTACATGGACGATTCCGAACGCGCGCAGATCACCTACTACTCCAACGAGAAGAAGAACGCCATCTCGCCCAAGATCACGATGACCGGAGCTGATACTGTTTCGGAGAAGGTGAACACCGTCTTCGCGCAGTCCATCTCCGAGGTGATGCTCTCGGTCGCGGAATCCGTCTCGCGCTATGCCGATGACATGGACGTGCATGGGCAAGTCGCCGCTCTGGCAGAGCACGTCGACTCGATGTCGGGAGACATCAATCGCGTTGCCGATGTCGTGGGGATGTATGCCGGTACGTTGCAATCGGCACAAAGGCTGCTCGATTCGGGAGCCGAGCTCATACGCCAGGCCGAAGACGAGGTTCGCACCATGATGGGGACGGCAAGCGATGGCGCGGCCGAGCTGTCATCGGTGGCCGACAAGGTTGAGGACGCCAAGGGTAAGATGGATGCGGCCCTCTCCGATGCGCAGACGAGCTTCGATGCCCTGCGCCAGCAGTTCGCGAGCTCCGAGCTTACGCAGTTCGTTGATCTGGCGGTTCAGCAGCGCATCGACCAGATGATTGCCGATGCGCAGGCAAAGATTCAGGCCGTACGCGATGATTACGATGCGACACTCAAGCCCGACCTCGACCGGCTCGTCTCGGACGTACGCGGGCTGGGAGCCGATACATCCCAGGCTCTCGATGGCATGGCAGCTGCCGAGAGCGGTATCGCGGCGGCAACGGATTCGGCCCAGGGCATACTCGGTGATGCCGTCTCCCAGATAGCCTCGGTGGAGGGTGACCTGCGCTCCTCGGCTGACTCGCTACACGAACTCGCGACGAGTATCTCCGAGGCACTCGTGATGGGCGATCCGGCGGCATTGCAGGCCATACTCGGCGCAAACGCGGAAAGCATGGCACAGGCGTTGTCTGCGCCCGTGGGTATCGACCGCATCGCCGTGTTCCCATCCGAGAACTTCGGCTCGGCCATGGCACCGTTCTACACGACGCTTGCCATCTTCATTGGCTCCCTGCTCATACTCGTCGTCGTCAAGCCAAGCGTCTCGAATCGCGCGCAGGCAAACCTTCGCAATCCCAAGCCGCGCGAGATGCTGATCGGGCGCTTTCTCTCACTCGCGTGCATTTCGCTCGCGCAGACGACGCTCATCGGCATCGGCAACATCTTCTTTTTGCAGGTGCAGGTCGTGCATCCGTGGCTCCTGATGCTCGACCTATGGTTCTCAGGACTCGTCTTCACGTTCCTGATATACGTCCTCGTGCTCGCATTTGCCAATCTCGGAAAGGCCCTCACGATCTGTCTGCTCATCATGCAGATAACCGGCTGCGGGGGTTCGTATCCATTGCAGATTCTGCCCGATTTCGTGCAAAACGTGAGCCCGTTTTTGCCGGCAACGCACACGGTCGATGCCATGCGTGCGGCGATGTTCGGTATCTACAACGGGGACTTCTGGATTCAGCTTGGCGAGCTCGCGCTCTTTCTCATTCCGGCGGCGCTCATCGGCTTTGCGTTGCGCAAGCCCTTCGAGAAGTTCATGAAGTGGTACGTGCGCACCGTCGAATCCACGAAGATCATTGGCTAG
- a CDS encoding C39 family peptidase, producing MNDELMRYSRYSSSYTSRSANPAMNSIRVGRTSRRRSSSGIQVRRIPARSKRRGLSHRKGKFIVVGMLVLGFLCASYFASTSMESMIPSLGGKSGAGATAIASTPKSEWKRGSTPALYQTDAQWASTRYARDTLAQSGCGPTCLSMVYINLTGRTEMDPPKMCAYSENGGYVDAGATSWEFMTRGARGLGLNAEELPADKNMIKGRVGAGHPVIAIMGPGDFTTSGHFIVICGIDENGRAIIRDPNSEENTKKAWDLDRIISQARNFWAYSV from the coding sequence GTGAACGACGAATTGATGCGCTACAGCCGCTACTCCTCCTCGTACACCAGCCGCTCGGCCAACCCCGCCATGAACTCGATACGCGTGGGACGGACGAGCCGGCGCAGGAGTAGCTCGGGCATTCAGGTGCGCAGGATACCCGCTCGCTCGAAACGCCGCGGCCTCTCCCATCGCAAGGGCAAATTCATCGTCGTCGGCATGCTCGTGCTTGGCTTTCTCTGCGCGTCATATTTCGCGAGCACCTCGATGGAATCCATGATTCCGTCACTTGGCGGCAAGAGCGGTGCCGGTGCGACGGCAATCGCCAGCACCCCGAAGTCCGAATGGAAGCGCGGCAGCACACCCGCCCTCTACCAGACCGATGCCCAATGGGCTAGCACGCGTTATGCACGCGACACGCTTGCCCAGAGCGGTTGCGGCCCCACCTGTCTGTCGATGGTCTACATCAACCTGACCGGACGCACGGAAATGGATCCGCCCAAGATGTGTGCGTATAGCGAAAACGGTGGCTACGTCGACGCCGGCGCAACGAGCTGGGAGTTCATGACAAGGGGTGCGCGGGGCCTGGGATTGAACGCCGAGGAGCTTCCCGCCGACAAGAACATGATCAAGGGGCGTGTCGGAGCCGGTCATCCCGTCATCGCGATCATGGGTCCCGGAGATTTCACGACAAGCGGACACTTCATCGTGATTTGCGGAATCGACGAGAACGGACGAGCCATCATCCGTGACCCCAACAGCGAGGAAAACACCAAGAAGGCGTGGGACCTCGACAGGATCATCTCGCAGGCACGCAACTTCTGGGCCTACTCGGTGTAA